In Hyphomicrobiales bacterium, a single window of DNA contains:
- a CDS encoding LPS-assembly protein LptD, with product MHDSKEHMLHHTNPRLRIAGHTVVQVPHWSHPDPSVKRKTGFLAPKFVHGHAYGLGVETPYFIVTAPNSDITLRPRLTTKQGPVADVEWRHRLASGQYNIRGYGVYQLSPGETSDKSDWRGAVRSRGEFALNDRWSWGWDGTATSDKEFLDEYDFDDRDIAQSDVHVRGLWDRTYVNAQVMNFQSLSDEISQDTLPSLPYVSGETFFGDQILGGELSFKWSSYALWRNDANTPFTDVDHGTQQTRAVGEMRWQRQMISDAGLVMTPFGRVRSDVTFNENVPGADDSDETVARVLPSAGFDMRYPFMANYAYGQSIFSPVFQIVAATDETDTASIGNEDAITLNFDHTSLFLEDRFTGLDRYEGGTRANAGITYSFLGANGGFVRASAGESFHIAGENSFVTGSGLEGSQSDLVGALTFQPWDELNLSYEIRAEEDLSRINRQEALASLTLDDFSADIAYAFINQEPAYGRLLDEQWVQANARIGLKDGWYLFGGARYDIETSDVDWRTIGLEFDCQCMNFKVAYTGKDDDTTNQTDHRIMMSIDLATLGGTSVSAGF from the coding sequence GTGCATGACAGCAAGGAACACATGCTGCATCACACGAACCCGCGCCTGCGCATTGCTGGCCACACGGTTGTGCAGGTGCCGCACTGGTCGCACCCGGATCCTTCCGTCAAGCGCAAGACGGGCTTCCTTGCACCGAAATTCGTGCATGGCCATGCCTACGGCCTTGGCGTGGAGACGCCCTATTTCATCGTGACGGCGCCCAACAGCGATATCACGCTGCGTCCCCGTCTCACCACCAAGCAGGGTCCGGTGGCCGATGTGGAGTGGCGGCACCGTCTCGCTTCCGGTCAATACAATATTCGCGGTTATGGCGTTTATCAGTTGAGCCCCGGCGAGACCTCCGACAAGTCCGATTGGCGTGGCGCAGTGCGTTCGCGCGGCGAGTTTGCGCTGAACGACCGCTGGTCCTGGGGCTGGGATGGCACGGCCACCAGCGACAAGGAATTCCTCGACGAATATGATTTCGACGACCGTGACATTGCCCAGAGCGATGTGCATGTGCGCGGACTGTGGGACCGCACCTACGTCAACGCGCAGGTCATGAACTTCCAGTCGTTGTCCGACGAGATCAGCCAGGATACGCTCCCCTCGCTGCCTTATGTTTCAGGCGAAACATTCTTCGGCGACCAGATCCTGGGAGGCGAGTTGAGCTTCAAGTGGAGCAGCTACGCACTCTGGCGCAATGATGCGAACACGCCCTTCACCGATGTGGACCACGGTACGCAGCAAACCCGCGCAGTGGGCGAAATGCGCTGGCAGCGCCAGATGATCAGCGATGCGGGTCTGGTGATGACGCCCTTCGGGCGTGTCCGCAGCGACGTGACCTTCAACGAGAATGTGCCCGGTGCCGATGACAGCGACGAGACTGTGGCCCGGGTGCTGCCTTCGGCTGGTTTCGACATGCGCTATCCGTTCATGGCGAATTATGCCTACGGCCAGAGCATCTTCTCGCCTGTCTTCCAGATCGTTGCGGCGACGGATGAAACGGACACGGCGAGCATCGGCAACGAAGATGCCATCACGCTGAACTTCGATCATACCAGCCTGTTCCTGGAAGACCGCTTCACCGGGCTTGACCGCTATGAGGGCGGCACGCGGGCCAATGCGGGCATCACCTATTCGTTCCTCGGGGCCAATGGCGGCTTCGTGCGGGCCAGCGCCGGCGAATCTTTCCACATCGCGGGAGAAAACAGCTTCGTCACGGGCTCGGGCCTCGAAGGTAGCCAATCCGATCTCGTGGGCGCCCTCACCTTCCAACCCTGGGATGAACTCAACCTGAGCTATGAAATCCGGGCCGAGGAAGATCTTTCGCGCATCAACCGCCAGGAGGCACTGGCCAGCCTCACTTTGGACGATTTTTCAGCCGACATCGCCTATGCCTTCATCAACCAGGAACCGGCCTATGGCCGTTTGCTGGATGAACAGTGGGTTCAGGCCAACGCCCGTATCGGCCTGAAAGACGGCTGGTATCTCTTCGGCGGCGCGCGCTACGACATCGAAACGTCGGATGTGGACTGGCGCACGATTGGCCTGGAGTTCGATTGCCAGTGCATGAACTTCAAGGTTGCCTACACGGGCAAGGATGATGACACGACCAATCAAACGGATCACCGCATCATGATGTCGATTGATCTCGCCACACTTGGCGGCACCAGTGTGTCGGCAGGTTTCTGA